The Flavobacterium sp. K5-23 genome segment GCCGTAGGTGCTGTTAATGCTACAAAAACAAAAACTTCTTTTAGTTCTATAGGGCCCTCTTATGATGGAAGGACAAAACCGGATGTTATGGCACAGGGGAAAGCAGCCGTTTTGTCGAATGAAGCAGGTACAATCATCACTGCAGACGGAACTTCTTTTTCAAGTCCGATAATGGCTGGTGTGATAGCTTGTTTATGGCAGGCATTCCCAACCAAAACAAATCAAGAAATCCGTCAATTAATTATTCAGTCAGGAGATAGATTTGTTTCACCTAATGATCAATACGGTTATGGTATTCCGAATTTTAGTTGGGCTTTATCGAATGGACTTTTTGTGGAGGATTTTTTAACTAATTATTTTACGGCTTATCCAAATCCAACTTCAAATTTTGTTACAGTCACTTTTCCCGAGAGTTTTAATAGAGGGAAAGTGGTTTTCTATTCTGTATTAGGGCAAAAAGTGTTAGAGAAAAACATCATTGGGCAAACAGACAATATCTCTTTAGAGTCGCTGAGCAAGGGGACTTATTTTTATCAAATAGAATCAGATGTTTTTTCTAAAAGCGGAAAAATAATAAAACAATAATATTCAAGCTATTAAATGAATAAAATCACAAGCCTTTTTAAGATTAAGTACCCAATTATTCAAGCAGGAATGATATGGGTAAGTGGACATAAATTAGCTTCTGCAGTAAGTAACGCGGGAGGATTAGGAATAATAGGAGCAGGATCGATGTACCCTGAGGTATTGAGAGAGCACATACAGAAATGTAAAAAGGAAACATCAAAACCTTTTGCAGTAAATGTACCAATGTTGTATCCTAATGTCGAAGAGATAATGAAAATTATTGTCGAGGAAGGAGTTAAAATCGTTTTTACATCGGCAGGAAATCCAAAAACGTGGACCTCTTATTTAAAAGAAAACGGGATAACGGTAGTACATGTAGTCAGCAGCTCTGTTTTTGCTTTAAAAGCGCAGGATGCAGGTGTTGATGCTGTTGTTGTTGAAGGTTTTGAAGCTGGAGGCCATAATGGAAGGGACGAAACAACTACACTGACACTTGTGCCAATGGTCAAAGAGAAAATAAAAATTCCTTTGATTGCAGCTGGAGGAATAGGAACGGGTCGCGGAATGCTTGCTGTAATGGTTTTAGGCGCAGATGGTGTACAGGTAGGAAGTAGGTTTGCCGCTTCAATAGAATCATCAGCTCACGCACATTTTAAGAAAACAATCATTGAGGTCAAAGAAGGGGATACACAGTTAACATTGAAAGAATTGGCACCTGTGCGATTGATAAAAAATAAATTCTATCAGGATGTTCAGGAATTATATGAAAAATGCCCTTCGAAAGAAGAGTTAACAGCATTATTAGGTAGAGCAAGAGCAAAACGCGGAATGTTTGAAGGTGATTTAGTGGAAGGGGAACTGGAAATAGGTCAGATAGCCGGATTGATTCACGAAATAAAATCAGCGGAAGATATTATTGTTGAAATGCTTACAGAATATGAATTAGCCAAAAAAGAAGTAACGGAATTCAATTTCTAAAAAGATAAAGAATGACTAAAGTAAAAGTATATGTAGTGCTGCTCTTTTTGGGTTTAGGTTTGCAGCAATCGTATAGCCAAAAATACAAATTCAAAACATCAGGTTTTAGTGTTTTGGAAAAAAACGAAAGAGGGAAATGGGGGAAGTGGTCTGACCTGAATTTAGTCAATTTAATGGTTTCATTGGATACTGATAAAAGCAGAATTGTTGTTTACTCTCAGATTATTCAACTATTTGAAATTATTGTTTATCAACCAACTGAGGAAAATGAAAACGACATTGTTTATTCCTTTACCTGTAAAGACAATAACGGGGAAGATTGCACCGTGTCTATTATTACAAGAAAAAAACAGGAAAACAGGAAACAGCTCTATATTAACTATGACAATAAGATTATTCTTTATAACATCTTTAATATGTAGTTATTAAACATAAAAAAGTCGCTCTAGAGCGACTTTTTTATGTTTAAAATGTTTTTGTTTTTTTGCGTGAGGGATGGAAATGTAAAGCCCACAGCCTGACGAAGGAAGAGCGCGGACTTGCAATGTACAGCCCGACCGTAGCTTTTGCGAAGGGCACGCCCAAATTTACTCTATGTCTTTTATAAAATCATCGTATTCAGAATAGAACTTCTCTAATGCGCTCATTTTTTCATTGTAAAAATCGAATATTTCGTCCCAGTAATTTCGATTGCTGACACTAACACCCAGTTTTTCAACCCAAATACGGCTAATGGTTTTTCCGTTTTCAAGAACGTGGTTTTGTTCGAAAACTAAATCAGTGATGAATTCCTCTGCTAAAATATTCTTTAAGGCTTCGAGTTTTTCAAAATACGCGTTTCGAATGTCATTATTGCGATGCTCAATGTCTATAAGAACCTGTGCTTTTTTATTGTCAACATAAAACTTGAAAGAGAAGTCTTTTATTTTTGTATCGTATAACACCCATTTTCTTGGGTATTTATCTGCGAATGTGACCCAGAATTCTCGCTTTAGTTTTTGAGTTTCTTCTTTGCTGTACATTTTGTTAGGTTGTATTTGATTCTGGAAAATTTGCTAACTGTTTTTTTCCAGCGTATATTTATAGTATAATTAGAATGCAAAAATAGACTTTGATTATGGATTTTCAATATTTTTTAGAATATGTTCCCAATTTAGCTGTGGCAAAACTTCCAGCTATAGAAGCTCATATGAAAATGGTGCCTTTTGAGCGCATTGAAAGTTTGAAAAAAGGGGGGGATGTAAAGATGAAACCAAGAATTGCTGCGGTAATGATGCTGCTTTATCCTAAAAATGGGATAACCCATTTGGTACTTATAGTTCGGAATTCCTATGAAGGAGTTCACTCGGCTCAAATTGCTTTTCCAGGCGGGAAATATGAGACAATAGATTCCGTTTTTTCAAATACCGCTTTGCGTGAAACTCATGAAGAAGTGGGGGTTCATCCTGATAATATGGAAATCATAAAGCCATTTACACCCATGTATATTCCGCCAAGTAATTTTGAAGTTCATCCTTTTTTAGGAATCTGTAAGGAAGAAGTTTGTTTTGTGCCAGATCCTACAGAAGTGTCTGCAATCATTGAATTACCGTTATCAGTTTTTTTAAGCGATCAAATAATTGTAAATGCTAATATGTCCACTTCATATGCCAAGGATGTAAATGTTCCGGCTTTTGAAATTGAAGGACATATTGTTTGGGGAGCTACCGCTATGATGTTAAGTGAATTGAAAGACGTTTTGAAGGATGTGTTTAGTTCGCAGAAATAAGTATTATTGATACTGTTATTTTCTTATTAAAATGTAACTGCGCTTTAATTCAGTGTGTTAGCGTTTTTAAGTGCTAAAAAATAAATTTCGTAAGTTTGCACACCAATTTTACAAACACTTATACTCATATTTATGGGATTATTTAAAAGAAATCCATTTGGTCATATACTCTTTTTAAAGAGATTGTTAATTCGGATTTTCGGAGCGGCTACTCATAGACGTTATAGAGGATTCAATGAATTACAGATTGAAGGATCGGAAATTATTAGAAATTTACCAGAGACTAACGTGCTTTTTATATCAAATCACCAGACTTATTTTGCTGATGTGGTGGCTATGTTTCATGTTTTCAACGCCAGTTTGAAAGGTAGGGAAAACAACATAAAAAACGTATTGTACTTATGGAATCCTAAGATGAACATTTATTACGTTGCAGCCAAAGAAACGATGAAAGCAGGTTTGTTGCCTCGTATTATGGCTTATGCAGGAGCAATATCAGTAGAACGCACATGGCGAGCTAAAGGTGTTGATGTAGCGGATAAAAAAGATGTGAATCCTAATGACACCGAGAATATAAAAATAGCTCTTAAAGACGGTTGGGTTATTACGTTTCCTCAAGGAACAACAAAGTCTTTTAAGCCAGTTAGAAAAGGAACTGCCCATATCATAAAAGAACACCGTCCTATAGTGGTGCCTATTGTGATTGATGGATTTAGACGTTCCTTCGACAAAAAAGGCCTCCGTATGAAGAAGAAAGGTATTCTTCAGTCTTTTATCATCAAGGAGCCTTTGGAAATTGATTATGACAACGATACTATTGATGAAATAGTAGAAAAGGTGGAGTTTGCAATTGAGCAACACGCTTCCTTTTTAAAAGTGATTCCAGTAGAGGACATTGAAGAACAGGAAAAATTAAACAAACTCCGTAAATGGGAGTATTAAGATAAAAAAAAGAGTTCGCCGTGGCGAACTCTTTTTTTTATAAATCTATTTTCTTTAATTCTTTATAATTGGCATACAGCCTGCGGAGCAGGATTCCGTAAAGCAATCTGTAAAACAACCAGAATGCCCCAACAAATGCAAGTGTGACTAATAATAATAATATACCTATAGTAATTGCCATTACTTTATCATTATGAACAATTTTGTCTCTTAAAACAGCTGTTTCAGGAGTTAAAGTAAATGCGATTACAAATCCAATAATTAAACTAATCAAAATCATTCCAAGGTTGTACCAAACATAACATTGTACCGTTTTTCGGGTTTTTAGTATGTCTTTCATCAACTGTTTTGTAGAAACGGTTGTCGTTATTTGGATATAATTTCTATAAAATAAATAGATAAAAATTAATATAACTCCATAATTAAAATAGGTTAATCCTTTTAAAAGAGGAATTAATTCATCCTGATGCATTTTTTTAAAATAGTCGTCAGTATTGAAAAATATACTAATCGATGTCCATAATAACACCTCTAAAATACTAATAATCAAAATCCACTTCACGATAGAAGACGACTTTTTATGGATCATTTTGTAGATCTCCGTTTCGCTTACCTGCTCAAAAGAATTCTCATTCTTTTTCCAGTCTTTTTTTAATAAATCCAGCTCTTTCATATTCCTTAAGGATTTAATATTTTTTTTAGTTTCCCTTTAATTCGGTTCATTTTTACTCTCGCATTTACTTCGCTTATACCTAAAGTTTCTGATATTTCATGGTAATCTTTATCTTCTAGATACATGAAAATTAATGCTTTCTCAATGTCATTTAATTGGTGTACTGCTTTGTACATCAGCTTTATCTGCTCCTCCTCTTCATAATTATAATCAATTTCTTTTGTGAAATGTTGCCTTGCTTCAAACTCTACAGTAGCCACTGACCGTTTGTTTTTTCTATATAAAGTAATGGCTGTATTCAATGCTACACGATAAGCCCAAGTGGAAAATTTGCTATCGCCTCTAAATTTTGGAAAAGCCTTCCATAACTGAATCGTAATTTCCTGAAACAAATCCTTATGTGAGTCATCGCAAGAAGTATATAATCTACAAATTTTGTGGATTATATTCTGATTTTCCTGCAATTGCTTTACAAAAGAATGTTCTAGATTTTCACTCATAATTCATTAGTGTAACATAAGTCGTTTTTGTTACAGTTTACTTTTTTTTTATTTAGGAGCATAACTTTTTAGATATATAAAAACGTCTAGTCCCGCTGTACATTTCAATCCACTCGCCGCGGCGAGTGGGATTTTCATTTCCATCGGGGCTATTTATTAAATTTAGTTTTCCAAAACCTGTTTCCAATACACTCTTTTGTACTTCCACACTTCCTTTGTATTCTTTACAACCATAAAATGAGTTAAACTTTAGTATATTTATATTTTACAACTTTGATCACAATCATCACACATATGAATATCCCAATTTCAACTTTACCCAGAATCGTAATTATAGGAGGAGGTTTTGCAGGAATCGCTATAGCTAAAGAACTAAGAAACCAAAAAGCGCAGGTTGTTCTTTTAGACAAACACAATTACCATACTTTTCAACCTTTATTGTATCAGGTGGCAACAGGCGGCCTCGAAGCGGGTTCTATTGCTTACCCTATTAGGAAAGTGATTCAGGAACACGATGATTTTTATTTTAGACTTACTTCTGTTCAGGAAATAGATACCAAAAATCAAAAAGTCATTGCCGAAATAGGTGAATTGAGTTATGATTATCTTGTTATTGCCACAGGGTCCAAAACAAATTATTTTGGGAACAAGGATATAAAACGCTTCAGTATGGCTATGAAAACCATACCCCAATCCCTCAATATACGAAGTCTGATTCTCGAAAATTTTGAACAGGCTGTACTCACAACGGATACAGCCGAGAAAGATAGCCTAATCAATTTTGTTCTTGTAGGTGCTGGTCCCACAGGTGTAGAGCTTGCGGGCGCTTTGGCCGAAATGAAAAAAGCCATCCTTCAAAAAGATTACCCCGATCTTGATATTGCCAAAATGGAAATCAATCTGATTCAAAGTGGGGACAGAATACTAAATACGATGAGTGAGAAATCGTCTTTGGCGGCCGAAAAATTTCTACTTAGCCTCGGTGTGAAAATCTGGAAAAATGTAAGGGTAACTAATTATGACGGACGAACCATAACCACAAATTCCGATTTGAGTTTTGAAACCGCAACCGTAATTTGGACCGCTGGAGTACAAGGAGCTCTAGTGGCAGGTTTAGATGCGGAATCTCTAGTTGAAAGAGTAGAACGCATCAGGGTAAATGAATTCAATCAGGTAAAAGGTTATGATAATATATTCGCAGTAGGTGATATTGCCTCAATGGAATCCGAAGAATATCCTCAGGGACACCCTATGATGGCACAACCTGCGATACAGCAAGGAAAATTATTGGGGAGTAACATTGTGAAATTAATCCAGAAAAAGGAAATGAAACCTTTTGAATACAATGACAAAGGATCTATGGCGACCATAGGACGTAACAAAGCGGTGGTTGATTTACCCCATTATCATTTCAGTGGTGTTTTTGCTTGGTTTGTCTGGATGTTCGTGCATTTGTTTTCATTGATTGGATTCAAAAACAAAGCCGTGGTTTTCCTGAATTGGGTGTACAACTACATCCGATTCGACCGTGAAGGAAGGTTAATCATCAGACCATACAAAAAGAAAAGTTTTACCGCTTTTACCAGCGATGAGATATAAAGATGAGATATAAAATAATTATGGGCTGGAGTATAGCTTAAATCAAAAATGACAACATGGAAATAGAACATATCTTTATTTTGCTAATAATTATTCTTTTAGTTTTAAACTTTAAAAGAATATTTTTCTATTTTAAAAATTATAATCATCAAAAAGAAATTGATTTTAAAAAAAGAACAAATTTAGAATTATGGAAATTGAGAAAAATATCAAGTGGAATTTTCATGTTTGGGTTAGAAAAATATTTTATAAATAATTCAGACTTTTATTTTGATGAAAAAAAGTTATACTTAATTAAAACTAACCAACCAGTAATAGAACATTCCATTTCTGATATTATAGAAGTTAGTAAAACTT includes the following:
- a CDS encoding RNA polymerase sigma factor, which gives rise to MSENLEHSFVKQLQENQNIIHKICRLYTSCDDSHKDLFQEITIQLWKAFPKFRGDSKFSTWAYRVALNTAITLYRKNKRSVATVEFEARQHFTKEIDYNYEEEEQIKLMYKAVHQLNDIEKALIFMYLEDKDYHEISETLGISEVNARVKMNRIKGKLKKILNP
- a CDS encoding NAD(P)/FAD-dependent oxidoreductase, with amino-acid sequence MNIPISTLPRIVIIGGGFAGIAIAKELRNQKAQVVLLDKHNYHTFQPLLYQVATGGLEAGSIAYPIRKVIQEHDDFYFRLTSVQEIDTKNQKVIAEIGELSYDYLVIATGSKTNYFGNKDIKRFSMAMKTIPQSLNIRSLILENFEQAVLTTDTAEKDSLINFVLVGAGPTGVELAGALAEMKKAILQKDYPDLDIAKMEINLIQSGDRILNTMSEKSSLAAEKFLLSLGVKIWKNVRVTNYDGRTITTNSDLSFETATVIWTAGVQGALVAGLDAESLVERVERIRVNEFNQVKGYDNIFAVGDIASMESEEYPQGHPMMAQPAIQQGKLLGSNIVKLIQKKEMKPFEYNDKGSMATIGRNKAVVDLPHYHFSGVFAWFVWMFVHLFSLIGFKNKAVVFLNWVYNYIRFDREGRLIIRPYKKKSFTAFTSDEI
- a CDS encoding CoA pyrophosphatase — encoded protein: MDFQYFLEYVPNLAVAKLPAIEAHMKMVPFERIESLKKGGDVKMKPRIAAVMMLLYPKNGITHLVLIVRNSYEGVHSAQIAFPGGKYETIDSVFSNTALRETHEEVGVHPDNMEIIKPFTPMYIPPSNFEVHPFLGICKEEVCFVPDPTEVSAIIELPLSVFLSDQIIVNANMSTSYAKDVNVPAFEIEGHIVWGATAMMLSELKDVLKDVFSSQK
- a CDS encoding 1-acyl-sn-glycerol-3-phosphate acyltransferase, with translation MGLFKRNPFGHILFLKRLLIRIFGAATHRRYRGFNELQIEGSEIIRNLPETNVLFISNHQTYFADVVAMFHVFNASLKGRENNIKNVLYLWNPKMNIYYVAAKETMKAGLLPRIMAYAGAISVERTWRAKGVDVADKKDVNPNDTENIKIALKDGWVITFPQGTTKSFKPVRKGTAHIIKEHRPIVVPIVIDGFRRSFDKKGLRMKKKGILQSFIIKEPLEIDYDNDTIDEIVEKVEFAIEQHASFLKVIPVEDIEEQEKLNKLRKWEY
- a CDS encoding nitronate monooxygenase family protein — translated: MNKITSLFKIKYPIIQAGMIWVSGHKLASAVSNAGGLGIIGAGSMYPEVLREHIQKCKKETSKPFAVNVPMLYPNVEEIMKIIVEEGVKIVFTSAGNPKTWTSYLKENGITVVHVVSSSVFALKAQDAGVDAVVVEGFEAGGHNGRDETTTLTLVPMVKEKIKIPLIAAGGIGTGRGMLAVMVLGADGVQVGSRFAASIESSAHAHFKKTIIEVKEGDTQLTLKELAPVRLIKNKFYQDVQELYEKCPSKEELTALLGRARAKRGMFEGDLVEGELEIGQIAGLIHEIKSAEDIIVEMLTEYELAKKEVTEFNF
- a CDS encoding DUF4268 domain-containing protein, yielding MYSKEETQKLKREFWVTFADKYPRKWVLYDTKIKDFSFKFYVDNKKAQVLIDIEHRNNDIRNAYFEKLEALKNILAEEFITDLVFEQNHVLENGKTISRIWVEKLGVSVSNRNYWDEIFDFYNEKMSALEKFYSEYDDFIKDIE